A genomic stretch from Sphingobacterium sp. ML3W includes:
- the guaB gene encoding IMP dehydrogenase, whose amino-acid sequence MQLDPQKFVAEGLTYDDVLLIPAYSEILPRDVDTSTSLTKKIKLNIPLVSAAMDTVTGADLAIAIAQAGGIGMLHKNMTIAEQAAEVRKVKRSESGMIQDPVTLLANATVGDAFNIMKEHKIGGIPVVNEKGQLVGIVTNRDLRFQKDMTRPINELMTKDNLVVAPEGTDLVKAEEILQNEKIEKLPVVNNEGILKGLITFKDIQKYKHYPNAAKDSHGRLLVGAAVGVTPDTLDRVEALVKAGVDVVTIDTAHGHSKGVIDKLKLVKSKFPELQVIVGNIATGAAATALAEAGADAVKVGIGPGSICTTRIIAGVGVPQLYAVYEVAKALKGTGVPLIADGGIKQTGDIAKAIAAGASTIMAGSLFAGVEEAPGETIMYEGRKFKSYRGMGSIEAMEKGSKDRYFQDVEDDIKKLVPEGIVGRVPYKGTLAEVVYQYIGGLRASMGYCGAATIEKLQDAQFVRITGAGLRESHPHNISITKESPNYNSRG is encoded by the coding sequence ATGCAATTAGATCCACAAAAATTCGTAGCAGAAGGTCTCACTTACGATGACGTCTTATTAATTCCAGCTTATTCTGAAATTTTACCACGTGACGTCGATACGAGTACCTCGCTGACAAAAAAAATCAAATTAAATATTCCATTGGTTTCTGCGGCAATGGATACGGTAACCGGTGCTGATTTAGCAATTGCTATAGCACAAGCGGGCGGTATTGGTATGTTACATAAGAACATGACTATTGCGGAGCAAGCTGCTGAAGTACGCAAAGTAAAGCGTTCTGAAAGTGGTATGATCCAAGATCCAGTAACACTATTAGCTAATGCTACTGTTGGTGATGCCTTTAATATTATGAAGGAACATAAGATTGGGGGAATTCCAGTGGTTAATGAAAAAGGCCAATTAGTGGGGATCGTAACCAATCGTGACCTTCGTTTCCAAAAAGATATGACTCGTCCGATCAATGAGCTGATGACGAAAGATAATCTTGTTGTTGCTCCCGAAGGAACGGATTTGGTGAAAGCAGAGGAAATTCTTCAGAACGAAAAAATTGAGAAACTTCCAGTTGTCAACAACGAAGGTATCTTGAAGGGTTTGATTACCTTTAAGGATATCCAAAAATATAAGCATTATCCGAATGCAGCTAAAGATAGCCACGGCCGTTTATTAGTAGGTGCTGCAGTGGGTGTTACTCCAGATACATTAGATAGGGTTGAGGCTTTGGTAAAAGCTGGTGTGGATGTAGTAACCATAGATACTGCACATGGGCATTCTAAAGGTGTTATTGACAAGTTGAAATTGGTGAAATCCAAGTTTCCAGAACTACAGGTGATCGTAGGGAATATTGCAACAGGAGCCGCCGCAACAGCATTGGCTGAAGCTGGGGCAGATGCCGTAAAAGTAGGTATCGGACCTGGCTCGATCTGTACAACCCGTATTATTGCAGGTGTTGGTGTTCCTCAATTGTATGCGGTGTATGAAGTCGCTAAAGCACTTAAAGGAACAGGCGTACCTCTGATTGCTGATGGTGGTATCAAACAAACAGGTGATATCGCAAAAGCTATCGCTGCTGGAGCAAGCACAATTATGGCTGGATCTTTATTTGCCGGAGTGGAAGAAGCTCCCGGAGAGACTATCATGTACGAAGGACGTAAATTTAAATCATACCGTGGTATGGGATCTATCGAAGCAATGGAAAAAGGTTCTAAAGATCGTTATTTCCAAGATGTGGAAGATGATATCAAAAAGCTAGTTCCTGAAGGTATTGTCGGTCGTGTCCCTTACAAAGGTACATTGGCTGAAGTTGTATATCAGTATATCGGCGGATTACGTGCTTCAATGGGTTATTGTGGTGCTGCAACGATCGAAAAACTGCAAGATGCACAATTCGTTCGTATTACAGGTGCTGGATTGAGAGAGTCTCATCCACATAACATCTCTATTACCAAAGAGTCACCAAACTATAATAGCAGAGGTTAA
- the secDF gene encoding protein translocase subunit SecDF — MQGKGLIKLLVIVVSLACLYSLSFTWVTRKVEQDAENFAKGDLAKEKSYLDSMAGEVVYNLGFAKYTYREAKANELALGLDLKGGMNVTMEISLDELIRNLANNPKDEKFNKALEQAVAKSKTSQKTVVALFMEEYKSIGASTPLSTFFSTKDNAALIKPGDSDSKVESFLQKEADNAIQNSYKVLRTRIDKFGVASPNIQIQQGTNRILVELPGVKDESRVRNLLQGSAKLEFYETYTNQEVYPVLENIDRTLATTLKAAPAATNNAVTDTTKKSDDLLSNLTGGQKDSKAKKDSAALNLGQKNPLFEVLRPAVYMGENQQMSLMPGAMVGFASLKDTAKVNAYLQRTEVKSILPGNLKLLWAVKPEQKTPEQLSLYAIKAVGADNGAVLTGDVITDANANFDEKNQPVVGMQMNNEGAREWKKITAKAAQNRDAIAIVLDNVVYSAPSVNGEIPNGSSSISGSFTVEDTKDLANVLKAGRLPTTAKIVEEAVVGPTLGQAAIDAGVNSAVIGIIVVMIFMIAYYNTAGIVANIAVLLNVFIIMGVLASLNAVLTLPGIAGIVLTMGTAVDANVLIYERIREELGLGKSIRQAVADGYKHALPSILDSQITTFLIGIILFLFGSGPILGFATTLMVGIITSLFTAILVTRVIFEWMLEKDIKIKVSFPWSANTLHNANFKFVQKRKVFYAISVVAVLISAASIFTKGFSLGVDFQGGRTYTVRYDKSVDPEAVRTSLDDIFQKTTEVKVFGASNQLRVTTTYHIEETSDAADKEVLDKLNQGLAKVDASNKHEILSSQKVGPSIASDIKSRATSSAIFSIIIVAAYILIRFRKWEYSVGAAIATIHDAIILLGLFSILDGIVPFSLDIDQHFVAAILTVIAYSVNDTVVVFDRLREFVSKPNAHNEDLGEVVNHAINSTLSRTIITSLTIIFVLAVLFIFGGEVIRGFSFAILIGVIVGTYSSIILAAPSVYDLRKGKHLAEGNTAKKAEVVRP, encoded by the coding sequence ATGCAAGGTAAAGGGCTGATTAAACTTTTAGTGATAGTGGTGTCATTAGCGTGTCTATACTCCCTATCATTTACTTGGGTGACCCGCAAGGTGGAGCAAGATGCTGAGAATTTTGCCAAAGGAGATTTGGCAAAAGAAAAGAGCTATCTAGACTCTATGGCAGGTGAAGTAGTGTACAATTTAGGTTTTGCGAAATACACCTATAGGGAAGCAAAAGCGAATGAACTGGCTTTAGGATTGGATTTGAAAGGTGGTATGAACGTTACCATGGAGATCTCATTGGATGAGTTGATCCGTAATCTGGCCAACAATCCAAAAGATGAGAAATTCAACAAAGCGTTGGAACAAGCGGTAGCAAAAAGCAAAACCAGTCAAAAAACGGTCGTAGCTTTATTCATGGAAGAATACAAATCCATTGGAGCTTCTACCCCACTTTCGACATTCTTTTCTACAAAAGACAACGCTGCTTTAATTAAACCGGGTGATTCTGATTCAAAAGTTGAATCATTCCTTCAAAAAGAAGCTGACAATGCCATTCAAAATTCTTACAAAGTACTACGTACACGTATTGACAAATTCGGTGTTGCTTCACCAAACATCCAGATTCAACAAGGTACAAATCGTATCTTAGTTGAGTTACCTGGTGTAAAAGACGAAAGCCGTGTCCGTAACCTACTTCAAGGTTCGGCGAAATTGGAGTTCTATGAGACTTACACCAATCAAGAAGTTTATCCTGTATTAGAAAATATTGACAGAACATTAGCAACTACTTTAAAAGCTGCACCAGCTGCGACAAATAATGCCGTTACTGACACAACGAAAAAGTCAGACGATTTATTGTCCAACCTAACCGGTGGTCAAAAAGACAGCAAAGCTAAAAAGGATAGTGCGGCACTTAATCTAGGTCAGAAAAATCCATTATTTGAAGTATTACGCCCAGCAGTTTACATGGGCGAAAACCAACAAATGTCACTTATGCCTGGCGCTATGGTCGGTTTTGCTTCATTGAAAGATACCGCTAAAGTAAACGCTTATTTGCAACGCACAGAAGTAAAATCAATCCTTCCGGGTAACTTAAAGCTTTTATGGGCCGTAAAACCAGAGCAAAAAACACCAGAGCAACTTTCCCTATATGCTATCAAAGCAGTAGGAGCAGATAATGGTGCTGTATTGACTGGTGACGTCATCACTGACGCAAATGCCAACTTTGATGAGAAAAACCAACCTGTTGTTGGTATGCAAATGAATAATGAAGGTGCACGTGAATGGAAGAAAATCACAGCAAAAGCGGCTCAAAATAGAGATGCTATCGCTATCGTCTTAGATAATGTAGTTTATTCCGCTCCTTCTGTTAATGGTGAAATTCCAAACGGAAGCTCATCGATCTCAGGTTCGTTTACTGTAGAGGATACAAAAGATTTAGCAAACGTATTGAAAGCTGGTCGTCTTCCGACTACAGCTAAAATCGTTGAAGAAGCAGTTGTCGGCCCTACGTTGGGACAAGCGGCGATTGATGCAGGTGTCAATTCAGCGGTAATCGGTATTATCGTTGTGATGATCTTCATGATTGCTTACTACAACACTGCAGGTATCGTGGCTAACATTGCTGTATTGTTGAACGTATTCATTATCATGGGGGTATTAGCCTCACTCAATGCCGTACTGACATTACCTGGTATTGCTGGTATCGTATTGACAATGGGTACTGCTGTCGACGCTAACGTACTGATCTATGAACGTATCCGTGAGGAATTGGGCTTAGGAAAATCAATTCGCCAAGCAGTTGCTGATGGTTATAAACACGCTTTACCATCTATCTTAGATTCACAGATTACGACATTCTTAATCGGTATCATCTTATTCTTATTTGGTAGTGGTCCAATTTTAGGTTTCGCAACAACATTGATGGTTGGTATTATCACATCATTGTTTACAGCAATACTTGTAACACGTGTTATTTTTGAATGGATGCTGGAAAAAGATATCAAAATTAAAGTATCTTTCCCTTGGTCTGCAAACACCTTGCACAATGCAAACTTCAAATTCGTTCAAAAACGTAAAGTATTCTATGCAATCTCTGTTGTAGCAGTATTAATTTCCGCAGCTTCAATTTTTACAAAAGGCTTCAGTTTAGGTGTAGATTTCCAAGGTGGACGTACCTATACGGTTCGTTACGATAAATCAGTTGATCCAGAAGCTGTTCGTACCAGTTTGGATGATATTTTCCAAAAAACAACTGAAGTAAAAGTATTTGGTGCATCCAATCAACTTCGTGTGACAACAACGTATCATATTGAAGAAACTTCTGATGCTGCCGATAAAGAAGTATTGGATAAATTAAACCAAGGACTAGCTAAGGTAGATGCTTCTAACAAACATGAGATCCTGTCTTCACAAAAAGTAGGACCAAGTATCGCATCAGACATCAAGTCAAGAGCGACTAGTTCAGCAATCTTCTCCATTATCATCGTAGCGGCTTATATCTTAATCCGTTTCCGCAAATGGGAATACTCTGTTGGTGCAGCTATTGCAACCATCCACGATGCAATTATTCTATTAGGTTTATTCTCCATATTAGATGGTATTGTACCATTCTCTTTGGATATCGACCAACACTTTGTGGCGGCCATCTTAACGGTAATCGCATACTCGGTAAATGACACCGTCGTTGTATTTGACCGTTTGAGAGAGTTCGTATCAAAACCTAATGCACATAACGAAGATCTTGGCGAGGTTGTAAATCACGCAATCAACTCTACATTAAGTAGAACAATCATTACTTCATTGACGATCATTTTCGTTCTTGCGGTCTTGTTCATCTTTGGTGGTGAGGTTATCCGTGGATTCTCTTTCGCGATCTTAATCGGTGTTATTGTAGGTACTTATTCTTCCATTATCCTGGCAGCGCCTTCTGTATACGACTTACGTAAAGGAAAGCACTTAGCTGAAGGTAATACAGCAAAAAAAGCTGAAGTAGTAAGACCATAA
- a CDS encoding MarR family transcriptional regulator has protein sequence MLNEKFDRYSFILDQTAKKVKQFAQSSFTEKGFDITVDQWAVLKALYETDQLSQKELAKRCGKDQPTLTRIVDILLKKDLAERVIDETDRRSLYLHLTEEGKLKVASLSPIVAEIRMKAWEKLTEKDFEDFTRILNTIYNNLNV, from the coding sequence ATGCTAAACGAAAAATTCGACCGTTATTCTTTCATCTTGGATCAAACGGCCAAGAAGGTAAAACAATTTGCACAATCTTCCTTTACAGAAAAGGGATTTGACATTACAGTGGATCAATGGGCTGTCTTAAAGGCACTATATGAAACTGACCAGCTATCGCAGAAAGAATTAGCCAAACGATGCGGCAAAGACCAACCTACGTTGACCCGTATCGTGGATATCTTACTAAAGAAAGATTTGGCTGAGCGTGTTATTGACGAGACAGACCGCCGGAGCCTCTATCTCCATTTGACGGAAGAAGGAAAACTTAAGGTGGCTTCCTTATCCCCTATCGTTGCAGAGATCCGCATGAAAGCCTGGGAGAAATTAACGGAAAAAGATTTCGAGGATTTTACAAGAATATTAAACACCATTTACAACAATTTAAATGTATAA
- a CDS encoding NAD(P)/FAD-dependent oxidoreductase: protein MINTDICIIGAGPVGLFAVFEAGLLKMRCHLIDVLPQVGGQLSEIYPHKPIYDIPGYPSITAQELIDNQLEQIKPFAPTFTLGERVEQIEKQDDGSFIIATSDDTKVHAQVIVIAGGLGCFEPRKPEIQNLHLFEGKGVDYMVKDPAKYKDKRIVIAGGGDSALDWTYHLADIAQQVTLIHRSDSFRGAPDSAEKVFKLAQQGKINLLLSHNLSNIHGNGMLTAIETVNKDKETIAVEADYFIPLYGLTPKLGPIADWGLNIDKNAIEVNTFDYSTNVERIYAIGDINTYPGKLKLILCGYHEAALMCQSAFKFVYPDQKLTFKYTTVNGINTF, encoded by the coding sequence ATGATAAATACTGATATTTGTATCATCGGTGCTGGACCAGTAGGATTGTTTGCAGTTTTTGAAGCTGGACTTCTAAAAATGAGATGTCATTTGATTGATGTTTTACCTCAAGTTGGCGGACAGTTATCCGAAATATATCCACACAAACCCATTTATGATATACCGGGCTACCCGAGCATCACAGCTCAGGAGCTTATTGATAATCAACTCGAACAGATAAAGCCTTTTGCACCTACTTTTACACTGGGTGAACGTGTCGAACAGATCGAAAAACAGGATGATGGTTCTTTTATCATCGCCACAAGTGACGACACAAAAGTGCACGCACAAGTTATCGTCATTGCCGGTGGACTAGGCTGTTTCGAACCCCGAAAACCTGAGATTCAAAATCTACATCTCTTTGAAGGTAAAGGGGTGGATTATATGGTAAAAGATCCCGCAAAATATAAGGACAAAAGGATCGTTATTGCTGGTGGAGGTGATTCAGCGCTCGATTGGACTTACCATTTAGCTGATATTGCACAACAGGTTACGCTCATTCATCGCAGTGATTCTTTTCGAGGCGCCCCCGATTCAGCGGAAAAAGTCTTTAAATTGGCCCAACAGGGTAAAATCAATTTACTTTTGTCCCATAATCTAAGTAATATACACGGAAATGGTATGCTTACAGCAATTGAAACTGTAAATAAAGACAAGGAAACGATTGCGGTCGAAGCGGATTATTTCATTCCCCTATATGGATTGACACCCAAGCTGGGTCCAATTGCTGACTGGGGATTAAATATTGATAAAAATGCAATTGAAGTCAATACCTTCGATTATTCGACCAATGTTGAACGTATCTATGCCATTGGCGATATTAATACCTATCCAGGCAAACTAAAGTTGATCCTCTGCGGTTACCATGAAGCTGCGCTGATGTGTCAAAGTGCTTTCAAATTTGTTTACCCGGATCAAAAGTTAACATTTAAATATACAACCGTGAACGGTATCAATACTTTTTAA
- a CDS encoding 2Fe-2S iron-sulfur cluster-binding protein: MEDNLIQVTVVDRDGSENTIEIPTDINLSLMEILKASAYDILATCGGMALCATCHVEILEGLDNLPDASDQELDMLDTLPDADGQSRLACQLHLHNNNNGMKIKLKGSLQ, encoded by the coding sequence ATGGAAGACAATTTGATACAAGTAACTGTCGTCGATCGCGATGGTTCGGAAAACACAATCGAGATACCTACGGATATCAATCTTTCGTTGATGGAAATTTTAAAAGCCTCAGCATACGATATATTGGCTACCTGCGGAGGTATGGCCCTATGTGCGACATGCCATGTTGAAATCCTTGAAGGCCTGGATAATCTTCCAGACGCTAGCGACCAGGAATTGGATATGTTAGATACCTTACCGGATGCAGATGGACAAAGTCGACTCGCCTGCCAACTTCATCTTCATAATAATAACAATGGCATGAAAATCAAGCTGAAAGGTTCGTTGCAATAA
- a CDS encoding NAD(P)/FAD-dependent oxidoreductase produces MPSNSSNRKFPRVIIIGAGFGGIEVAKKLKNKEVEILLLDRNNFHTFQPLMYQVATGTLSADSISFPVRKMFKNQENFRFRLADVKSIDNEAKIVKTDIGDFDYDYLVVATGATTNFFGNQQITKYALPMKNIQEALNIRSYVLQNLEEAVMIPNPEDRKPNLNFVIVGGGPTGVELSGAIAEIKNNVLEKDYPELKKSEMSVYLVEGLPKVLANLSEKASKNSEKYLKDLGVEVLLNVQVTGYDGNSITFADGRSIETKTVIWGAGVAGQYPDGFKKEVIQRGNRIQTDDQCRVIDMPGVYAIGDVSAFITDDLPRGLPGVAPVAQQQGGYVAKHILQTMSNQPTEKFSYFDKGSMATVGRNKAVVDMGKIHFSGFFGWMTWMFVHLMSIYGFRNKLITFVNWTVKFFTKNSGVRLIFHKYDEPTPEEQAKTIQ; encoded by the coding sequence ATGCCAAGCAATAGTTCAAATAGAAAATTCCCAAGAGTAATCATTATTGGTGCTGGATTTGGAGGAATTGAAGTTGCTAAAAAGCTTAAAAATAAGGAAGTTGAAATTCTGTTATTAGATAGAAACAACTTTCATACCTTTCAACCATTAATGTACCAAGTTGCTACTGGTACGCTTTCGGCGGACTCAATTTCCTTCCCTGTCCGTAAAATGTTCAAAAATCAGGAGAACTTCCGTTTTAGACTTGCCGACGTAAAAAGCATCGATAACGAGGCTAAAATTGTTAAAACCGATATTGGAGATTTTGACTATGATTATTTGGTTGTTGCCACAGGTGCAACGACAAATTTTTTCGGCAATCAGCAGATTACAAAATATGCCTTGCCAATGAAAAACATCCAGGAGGCACTTAATATACGCAGTTACGTTCTTCAAAATCTTGAAGAAGCAGTAATGATCCCTAACCCTGAAGATCGTAAGCCCAATTTGAACTTTGTGATTGTTGGTGGTGGTCCTACTGGGGTAGAGCTTTCTGGAGCTATTGCAGAAATCAAGAATAATGTACTGGAAAAAGACTATCCTGAATTAAAGAAATCAGAGATGTCTGTTTACCTGGTGGAAGGCCTACCAAAAGTGTTGGCTAATCTATCGGAGAAAGCCTCAAAAAATTCCGAAAAATATTTAAAGGACTTAGGTGTTGAAGTACTATTGAATGTACAGGTAACCGGATACGATGGTAACTCCATTACCTTCGCAGATGGCAGAAGCATCGAAACAAAAACAGTAATCTGGGGTGCGGGCGTTGCTGGTCAATATCCGGATGGATTCAAAAAAGAAGTTATCCAACGTGGTAACCGTATACAGACAGACGATCAATGTCGTGTCATTGACATGCCGGGTGTCTATGCCATTGGTGACGTATCTGCATTTATTACAGATGATCTACCTCGTGGTTTACCGGGTGTAGCTCCAGTAGCACAACAACAGGGTGGATATGTAGCTAAACACATCCTTCAGACGATGTCTAATCAACCTACCGAAAAATTCAGCTATTTTGACAAGGGTTCAATGGCTACAGTAGGGCGCAACAAAGCTGTCGTTGATATGGGCAAAATTCACTTTAGTGGTTTCTTCGGATGGATGACATGGATGTTTGTCCACTTGATGTCCATTTATGGTTTTAGAAATAAGTTGATCACATTTGTAAACTGGACCGTGAAGTTCTTCACGAAAAACAGTGGTGTCCGCTTAATCTTCCATAAGTATGATGAACCTACGCCAGAAGAACAAGCGAAAACGATACAATAA
- a CDS encoding rod shape-determining protein, whose protein sequence is MGLFNWFTQEVAIDLGTANTLIIHNDKVVVDEPSIVAFDRTTNKVIAIGRQAMQMEGKTHDNIKTVRPLRDGVIADFTAAEHLIRGMVKLVNNGKSWFFPSLRMVVCIPSGITEVEKRAVRDSAEIAGAKEVYLIHEPMAAAVGIGIDVEEPMGNMIIDIGGGTTEIAVIALSGIVCDQSIRVAGDNFDSDIVQYIRRQHNIMIGERTAEKIKIEVGAALPELQEPPADFAVQGRDLMTGVPKQITVSYTEIAHCLDKSISKIEEAILKALEITPPELSADIYQTGIYLTGGGALLRGLDRRIQAKTKLPVHIAEDPLRAVVRGTGIALKNIGRFKFLMQ, encoded by the coding sequence ATGGGCTTATTTAATTGGTTTACGCAAGAAGTTGCGATCGACTTGGGTACTGCGAACACCCTGATAATTCATAATGACAAAGTAGTAGTGGATGAGCCTTCTATTGTTGCATTTGACCGCACCACAAACAAAGTGATTGCCATCGGTCGACAGGCCATGCAAATGGAAGGTAAAACACACGACAATATAAAAACGGTACGACCTTTACGTGATGGAGTAATTGCTGATTTTACAGCCGCTGAACATCTGATTAGAGGGATGGTAAAATTGGTCAACAATGGTAAGAGTTGGTTTTTTCCATCCTTGCGAATGGTAGTCTGTATTCCATCAGGTATCACCGAGGTAGAGAAGAGAGCTGTACGCGATTCTGCAGAAATTGCAGGTGCCAAAGAAGTTTATCTGATCCACGAACCAATGGCAGCTGCCGTAGGTATCGGTATCGATGTGGAAGAACCAATGGGTAACATGATTATAGATATTGGTGGGGGTACGACAGAAATTGCGGTCATCGCATTATCTGGTATCGTATGTGATCAGTCTATCCGTGTAGCAGGTGACAACTTTGATTCTGATATTGTTCAATACATCCGTAGACAACATAATATCATGATCGGTGAGCGTACTGCGGAAAAGATTAAAATTGAAGTTGGTGCGGCACTTCCTGAATTACAGGAACCGCCTGCAGATTTTGCAGTTCAAGGTCGTGACCTCATGACTGGTGTCCCTAAACAGATTACCGTTTCTTACACAGAAATTGCCCATTGTTTAGATAAATCAATTTCAAAAATTGAAGAGGCCATCTTAAAAGCGCTTGAAATTACTCCACCCGAGTTGTCTGCCGATATCTATCAAACTGGTATCTATCTAACTGGTGGTGGTGCATTATTACGTGGTTTAGACCGTCGTATTCAAGCGAAAACAAAACTTCCTGTACACATTGCCGAAGATCCTCTTCGTGCTGTTGTAAGAGGTACTGGTATTGCGCTTAAAAATATTGGTCGATTCAAATTCTTGATGCAATAA
- the mreC gene encoding rod shape-determining protein MreC: protein MRNLWLFLRRYNAFFWFILFFGFSLFLIITNNSFQRNSVLNSSNSVIGNLYAKVNSWKSYLHLGETNDALAKENAQLRKDLQAYKSTDSIKIGPVPVMDSSEFGRYQFIIANVINNSIHQKANTITLDRGSKDGIEKGMGVIAPNGVVGIVLNVSPNFSTVQSLLHPDTRISVTLGRSEIFGSLVWGNNIDYRAATVKEIPNHIKVNKGDKVYTSGYSGHFPKGIFVGTVIQTGISSGDAFLDLRILLSTNFSNLQHVYVVKDLLNNELKTLEESTKDNG, encoded by the coding sequence ATGAGAAACCTTTGGTTATTCCTGAGACGATATAATGCATTCTTTTGGTTTATCCTATTTTTTGGATTCTCATTATTTTTGATTATCACCAACAATTCGTTTCAACGCAACTCTGTGTTAAATTCGTCCAACAGTGTAATTGGTAACCTTTATGCAAAGGTAAATTCGTGGAAAAGCTACTTACATCTAGGTGAGACAAATGATGCTTTAGCTAAAGAAAACGCGCAGTTACGGAAAGACCTTCAGGCCTATAAATCAACGGATAGTATTAAGATCGGACCAGTACCGGTCATGGATAGCAGTGAATTTGGGCGTTACCAATTTATTATTGCAAATGTAATCAACAACAGTATCCATCAAAAAGCGAATACAATCACGTTGGATAGAGGTAGTAAAGATGGTATTGAAAAAGGCATGGGTGTCATTGCTCCAAACGGAGTCGTTGGTATTGTATTAAATGTTTCGCCTAATTTTTCCACTGTGCAATCATTATTACACCCTGATACCCGTATATCGGTCACCTTGGGCCGTAGTGAGATCTTTGGTTCCTTAGTATGGGGTAACAACATCGATTATCGCGCAGCTACGGTTAAGGAGATTCCAAATCATATCAAAGTAAACAAAGGCGACAAAGTCTATACTTCAGGGTATTCGGGGCATTTTCCAAAAGGTATTTTTGTGGGAACAGTTATTCAAACGGGTATTTCGTCTGGAGACGCATTCCTGGATCTACGCATTCTTTTAAGCACCAATTTCTCTAATCTACAACATGTATATGTAGTAAAGGATTTATTAAATAATGAATTAAAAACATTGGAGGAATCGACTAAAGACAATGGCTAG
- a CDS encoding rod shape-determining protein MreD, protein MARILIFNFIRFIVLIGMQVFLFQNIGYYNLVAAFPYILFIFLLPTGTPNFLVYLIAFLTGLTVDSFYDTLGVNTAACVALAAFRIFFMKITLEVEERDSFLTPMLGLMNVRWFFSYIFFGTLIHHTFLYLLESFSFQHIQYTLLSIVLSCIFTVIIMLLFSILFYKKKDRL, encoded by the coding sequence ATGGCTAGGATTTTAATATTTAATTTTATTCGATTTATAGTCTTGATTGGAATGCAGGTATTTTTGTTCCAAAATATTGGCTATTATAACCTGGTTGCAGCGTTTCCTTATATTTTATTTATCTTTTTGCTGCCGACCGGAACACCCAATTTTCTGGTTTACCTGATTGCTTTTCTAACAGGCTTGACAGTTGATTCCTTTTACGATACATTGGGGGTCAACACCGCCGCATGCGTGGCTTTGGCTGCATTCCGAATTTTCTTTATGAAGATCACTCTTGAAGTAGAGGAACGGGACTCATTTCTTACACCAATGTTGGGGTTGATGAATGTAAGATGGTTTTTCTCTTATATCTTTTTTGGTACATTGATTCATCATACATTCCTGTATCTACTGGAATCTTTCTCTTTCCAACATATTCAATACACACTGCTCAGTATTGTTTTAAGTTGTATATTTACGGTAATTATTATGCTGTTATTTAGCATATTATTCTACAAAAAGAAAGATCGATTGTAG